From a single Papaver somniferum cultivar HN1 unplaced genomic scaffold, ASM357369v1 unplaced-scaffold_133, whole genome shotgun sequence genomic region:
- the LOC113333755 gene encoding uncharacterized protein LOC113333755 isoform X2, giving the protein MVDWDMNKDRPCGKNQAKYSGVIVLLLKQSRRWNWENPWNLQDDNAKDWLWAELKDLFAVDECHKQGTLSIVGGIFKDKKGKWKRKHYKLTNTHAMNLKDKPNPLTEGQWKSLVKLWDSEAHQTLSKKNAISRSQQKTKHTMGRKNYSRCEAEMAQENGGNPPTDGDVFIKTHINKVSGKALDPFSQGYIAQLREQSGLDENGLDEDGNQQSISNEVYANVVPTKRHKRIRAQRYHLEYSRNEDFEREKEEREEEFKRQMKERDAEWERRMEAQNDQYNVRQNQMMEYVRLCRPDLFTRSGQLSGSSHHLFRTGEHHHRPWEQLSIHGPTPFIPLEQRRRPCEQPGIPEEQLFGPSPRYRSGEQPSRHGPTNFIPLEQRQRPVEHPGRPEEQLFGHAEPLYRSGEHPNRHGATTFIPLEQRQRPGEQPGRTEELLFGPAEPLYISRDQLNRPQNDCKSHFLDNKGTQGTGTDVWDWISRPSES; this is encoded by the exons ATGGTTGATTGGGATATGAATAAAGATAGACCTTGTGGAAAAAACCAAGCGAAATATTCCGGTGTCATTGTTTTGTTGCTCAAACAATCTCGCCGTTGGAACTGGGAAAACCCTTGGAATTTGCAAGATGACaacgctaaggattggttgtgggCCGAACTTAAG GATTTGTTTGCTGTTGATGAATGTCATAAACAAGGTACCCTGTCTATTGTTGGTGGAATATTTAAAGACAAGAAGGGTAAATGGAAAAGAAAACACTATAAGCTCACAAATACACATGCAATGAATCTTAAAGATAAACCCAATCCGTTAACCGAAGGGCAGTGGAAGTCTCTTGTAAAACTTTGGGATAGTGAAGCGCATCAA ACACTATCCAAGAAAAATGCCATTAGTAGAAGCCAACAAAAAACGAAGCACACAATGGGCAGGAAAAACTACTCTCGATGCGAAGCTGAAATG GCTCAAGAGAATGGAGGGAACCCACCAACTGATGGTGACGTGTTCATTAAAACCCATATAAATAAAGTCAGTGGAAAAGCTTTGGACCCATTTTCACAAGGATACATT GCCCAATTGAGGGAACAATCCGGGTTGGATGAGAATGGGTTGGATGAAGATGGTAATCAACAGTCAATCAGTAATGAAGTCTATGCAAATGTAGTACCTACAAAAAGACATAAACGTATAAGAGCTCAAAGATACCATCTGGAATACTCGAGAAATGAGGATTTTGAGAGAGAAAAGGAAGAGCGAGAAGAAGAATTTAAGAGGCAAATGAAAGAACGAGATGCAGAATGGGAGAGGCGAATGGAAGCGCAAAATGATCAGTATAACGTGCGTCAGAACCAAATGATGGAGTATGTCAGATTGTGCAGGCCAGACCTATTTACGAGATCGGGGCAACTCTCAGGATCTTCACATCACCTCTTCAGAACTGGGGAGCATCATCACAGACCTTGGGAGCAACTATCTATACACGGGCCGACGCCTTTCATACCTTTGGAGCAGCGCCGAAGACCTTGCGAGCAGCCTGGCATACCAGAGGAGCAACTTTTTGGACCTTCCCCGCGTTACAGGTCTGGGGAGCAGCCCAGCAGACACGGGCCGACGAATTTCATACCTTTGGAGCAGCGCCAAAGACCTGTAGAGCATCCTGGCAGACCAGAGGAACAACTTTTTGGACATGCAGAGCCGCTTTACAGGTCTGGGGAGCATCCCAACAGACACGGGGCGACGACTTTCATACCATTGGAGCAGCGCCAAAGGCCTGGGGAGCAGCCTGGCAGAACTGAGGAGCTACTCTTTGGACCTGCGGAGCCGCTTTACATATCCAGGGACCAACTCAACAGACCTCAAAATGATTGCAAGTCTCACTTCCTTGATAATAAAG GTACGCAGGGAACAGGAACAGACGTCTGGGATTGGATATCTAGGCCGTCTGAGAGTTGA
- the LOC113333755 gene encoding uncharacterized protein LOC113333755 isoform X1 produces the protein MVDWDMNKDRPCGKNQAKYSGVIVLLLKQSRRWNWENPWNLQDDNAKDWLWAELKDLFAVDECHKQGTLSIVGGIFKDKKGKWKRKHYKLTNTHAMNLKDKPNPLTEGQWKSLVKLWDSEAHQTLSKKNAISRSQQKTKHTMGRKNYSRCEAEMAQENGGNPPTDGDVFIKTHINKVSGKALDPFSQGYIAQLREQSGLDENGLDEDGNQQSISNEVYANVVPTKRHKRIRAQRYHLEYSRNEDFEREKEEREEEFKRQMKERDAEWERRMEAQNDQYNVRQNQMMEYVRLCRPDLFTRSGQLSGSSHHLFRTGEHHHRPWEQLSIHGPTPFIPLEQRRRPCEQPGIPEEQLFGPSPRYRSGEQPSRHGPTNFIPLEQRQRPVEHPGRPEEQLFGHAEPLYRSGEHPNRHGATTFIPLEQRQRPGEQPGRTEELLFGPAEPLYISRDQLNRPQNDCKSHFLDNKAGTQGTGTDVWDWISRPSES, from the exons ATGGTTGATTGGGATATGAATAAAGATAGACCTTGTGGAAAAAACCAAGCGAAATATTCCGGTGTCATTGTTTTGTTGCTCAAACAATCTCGCCGTTGGAACTGGGAAAACCCTTGGAATTTGCAAGATGACaacgctaaggattggttgtgggCCGAACTTAAG GATTTGTTTGCTGTTGATGAATGTCATAAACAAGGTACCCTGTCTATTGTTGGTGGAATATTTAAAGACAAGAAGGGTAAATGGAAAAGAAAACACTATAAGCTCACAAATACACATGCAATGAATCTTAAAGATAAACCCAATCCGTTAACCGAAGGGCAGTGGAAGTCTCTTGTAAAACTTTGGGATAGTGAAGCGCATCAA ACACTATCCAAGAAAAATGCCATTAGTAGAAGCCAACAAAAAACGAAGCACACAATGGGCAGGAAAAACTACTCTCGATGCGAAGCTGAAATG GCTCAAGAGAATGGAGGGAACCCACCAACTGATGGTGACGTGTTCATTAAAACCCATATAAATAAAGTCAGTGGAAAAGCTTTGGACCCATTTTCACAAGGATACATT GCCCAATTGAGGGAACAATCCGGGTTGGATGAGAATGGGTTGGATGAAGATGGTAATCAACAGTCAATCAGTAATGAAGTCTATGCAAATGTAGTACCTACAAAAAGACATAAACGTATAAGAGCTCAAAGATACCATCTGGAATACTCGAGAAATGAGGATTTTGAGAGAGAAAAGGAAGAGCGAGAAGAAGAATTTAAGAGGCAAATGAAAGAACGAGATGCAGAATGGGAGAGGCGAATGGAAGCGCAAAATGATCAGTATAACGTGCGTCAGAACCAAATGATGGAGTATGTCAGATTGTGCAGGCCAGACCTATTTACGAGATCGGGGCAACTCTCAGGATCTTCACATCACCTCTTCAGAACTGGGGAGCATCATCACAGACCTTGGGAGCAACTATCTATACACGGGCCGACGCCTTTCATACCTTTGGAGCAGCGCCGAAGACCTTGCGAGCAGCCTGGCATACCAGAGGAGCAACTTTTTGGACCTTCCCCGCGTTACAGGTCTGGGGAGCAGCCCAGCAGACACGGGCCGACGAATTTCATACCTTTGGAGCAGCGCCAAAGACCTGTAGAGCATCCTGGCAGACCAGAGGAACAACTTTTTGGACATGCAGAGCCGCTTTACAGGTCTGGGGAGCATCCCAACAGACACGGGGCGACGACTTTCATACCATTGGAGCAGCGCCAAAGGCCTGGGGAGCAGCCTGGCAGAACTGAGGAGCTACTCTTTGGACCTGCGGAGCCGCTTTACATATCCAGGGACCAACTCAACAGACCTCAAAATGATTGCAAGTCTCACTTCCTTGATAATAAAG cAGGTACGCAGGGAACAGGAACAGACGTCTGGGATTGGATATCTAGGCCGTCTGAGAGTTGA